The Echinicola jeungdonensis genomic sequence AAAATGGCACCAAACAATTGTCTTTTATGACTGGGGCATTGGCTCCTATCATGATAAGTTTGCCGGTGGTGCCCTTGGCCAGGGCCTGGAAAAGAATGTCAAGGATGGTGTACCGCTTTTGATCCATAACTATGAGCCTGGGGATGAAATTTACCTTTTTGGCTTTAGCCGGGGGGCCTATACCATCCGAGCCTTTGCGGCCTTATCAAT encodes the following:
- a CDS encoding DUF2235 domain-containing protein: MCCSLPGHGLDRPKWHQTIVFYDWGIGSYHDKFAGGALGQGLEKNVKDGVPLLIHNYEPGDEIYLFGFSRGAYTIRAFAALS